In Labrus bergylta chromosome 1, fLabBer1.1, whole genome shotgun sequence, one genomic interval encodes:
- the clta gene encoding clathrin light chain A isoform X2 has product MDDFDMLNAPSAGNGVGSEEDPAAAFLAQQESEIAGIENDEGFSILDGGDVPSSLGDSNDGTVNGELHGESNGPSDAYAAISSADRLQAEPESLRKWREEQSERLEVLDDNSRKQESEWKEKAKVELEEWHARQNEQLEKTKTNNRVLDEDFYKQPFSELIGYVAAEEAIVSDLDENNPGTEWERVARLCDFNPKSSKQAKDVSRMRSVLISLKQSPLVR; this is encoded by the exons ATGGACGACTTTGACATGCTCAACGCTCCCTCTGCTGGGAACGGGGTCGGCTCGGAGGAGGACCCCGCTGCCGCTTTCTTGGCCCAGCAGGAGAGCGAGATCGCGGGTATTGAAAACGACGAAGGCTTCAGCATCCTGGACGGCGGAGACGTCCCTTCATCGCTTGGAGACTCTAACG ATGGCACTGTCAACGGAGAGCTTCATGGG GAAAGCAACGGCCCATCAGACGCCTATGCAGCCATTTCCAGTGCAGACCGGCTGCAGGCCGAACCTGAAAGCCTACGCAAGTGGAGGGAGGAACAAAGCGAGAGGCTGGAGGTGCTAG aTGATAACTCGCGCAAGCAGGAGTCAGAGTGGAAGGAGAAGGCCAAGGTGGAGCTGGAGGAGTGGCACGCCAGGCAGAACGAGCAACTGGAGAAAACCAAAACCAACAACAG GGTGCTGGATGAAGACTTCTACAAGCAGCCCTTCTCTGAGCTCATTGGTTATGT GGCGGCCGAGGAAGCCATCGTTTCAGATCTGGATGAGAACAACCCCGGCACTGAGTGGGAGCGTGTGGCTCGGCTCTGCGACTTCAACCCCAAGTCCAGCAAGCAGGCTAAAGACGTGTCCCGCATGCGCTCCGTCCTCATCTCCCTGAAGCAGTCCCCGCTGGTCCGCTAG
- the clta gene encoding clathrin light chain A isoform X1: protein MDDFDMLNAPSAGNGVGSEEDPAAAFLAQQESEIAGIENDEGFSILDGGDVPSSLGDSNDGTVNGELHGESNGPSDAYAAISSADRLQAEPESLRKWREEQSERLEVLDDNSRKQESEWKEKAKVELEEWHARQNEQLEKTKTNNRVLDEDFYKQPFSELIGYVTHINHPCYRLDQAAEEAIVSDLDENNPGTEWERVARLCDFNPKSSKQAKDVSRMRSVLISLKQSPLVR, encoded by the exons ATGGACGACTTTGACATGCTCAACGCTCCCTCTGCTGGGAACGGGGTCGGCTCGGAGGAGGACCCCGCTGCCGCTTTCTTGGCCCAGCAGGAGAGCGAGATCGCGGGTATTGAAAACGACGAAGGCTTCAGCATCCTGGACGGCGGAGACGTCCCTTCATCGCTTGGAGACTCTAACG ATGGCACTGTCAACGGAGAGCTTCATGGG GAAAGCAACGGCCCATCAGACGCCTATGCAGCCATTTCCAGTGCAGACCGGCTGCAGGCCGAACCTGAAAGCCTACGCAAGTGGAGGGAGGAACAAAGCGAGAGGCTGGAGGTGCTAG aTGATAACTCGCGCAAGCAGGAGTCAGAGTGGAAGGAGAAGGCCAAGGTGGAGCTGGAGGAGTGGCACGCCAGGCAGAACGAGCAACTGGAGAAAACCAAAACCAACAACAG GGTGCTGGATGAAGACTTCTACAAGCAGCCCTTCTCTGAGCTCATTGGTTATGT CACACACATTAACCATCCTTGCTACCGCCTAGACCA GGCGGCCGAGGAAGCCATCGTTTCAGATCTGGATGAGAACAACCCCGGCACTGAGTGGGAGCGTGTGGCTCGGCTCTGCGACTTCAACCCCAAGTCCAGCAAGCAGGCTAAAGACGTGTCCCGCATGCGCTCCGTCCTCATCTCCCTGAAGCAGTCCCCGCTGGTCCGCTAG
- the clta gene encoding clathrin light chain A isoform X3 — protein sequence MDDFDMLNAPSAGNGVGSEEDPAAAFLAQQESEIAGIENDEGFSILDGGDVPSSLGDSNDGTVNGELHGESNGPSDAYAAISSADRLQAEPESLRKWREEQSERLEVLDDNSRKQESEWKEKAKVELEEWHARQNEQLEKTKTNNRAAEEAIVSDLDENNPGTEWERVARLCDFNPKSSKQAKDVSRMRSVLISLKQSPLVR from the exons ATGGACGACTTTGACATGCTCAACGCTCCCTCTGCTGGGAACGGGGTCGGCTCGGAGGAGGACCCCGCTGCCGCTTTCTTGGCCCAGCAGGAGAGCGAGATCGCGGGTATTGAAAACGACGAAGGCTTCAGCATCCTGGACGGCGGAGACGTCCCTTCATCGCTTGGAGACTCTAACG ATGGCACTGTCAACGGAGAGCTTCATGGG GAAAGCAACGGCCCATCAGACGCCTATGCAGCCATTTCCAGTGCAGACCGGCTGCAGGCCGAACCTGAAAGCCTACGCAAGTGGAGGGAGGAACAAAGCGAGAGGCTGGAGGTGCTAG aTGATAACTCGCGCAAGCAGGAGTCAGAGTGGAAGGAGAAGGCCAAGGTGGAGCTGGAGGAGTGGCACGCCAGGCAGAACGAGCAACTGGAGAAAACCAAAACCAACAACAG GGCGGCCGAGGAAGCCATCGTTTCAGATCTGGATGAGAACAACCCCGGCACTGAGTGGGAGCGTGTGGCTCGGCTCTGCGACTTCAACCCCAAGTCCAGCAAGCAGGCTAAAGACGTGTCCCGCATGCGCTCCGTCCTCATCTCCCTGAAGCAGTCCCCGCTGGTCCGCTAG
- the gne gene encoding bifunctional UDP-N-acetylglucosamine 2-epimerase/N-acetylmannosamine kinase isoform X3 translates to MQRSRDRMERKNMDEQNQCQRKLRVCVATCNRADYSKLAPIMCGIKSHPDEFELEVVVLGSHLIDDYGNTFRMIEQDDFDISSKLHTIVRGEDEAAMVESVGLALVKLPDVLQRLRPDILVVHGDRFDALALATAAALMNIRILHLEGGEVSGTIDDSIRHAISKLAHYHACCTRTAEQHLIAMCEDHSRILLAGCPSYDKLLSTSRREDYMDVIKSWLGDNVQDHDYIVALQHPVTTDIQHSIKIYGLMLDALISFNKKTLILFPNIDAGSKEMVRVMRKKGIEQHPNFRAVKHIPFEQFIQLVCHAGCMIGNSSCGVREAGAFGTPVINLGSRQTGRETGENVLHVRDADSQNKIYHALELQFGKRYPCSKIYGDGNAVPRILKFLRTIDLDEPLQKTFCFPPVKESISQDIDHILETQTALAVDLGGTNLRVAIVCQRGRILKKYVQPNPKTFQARMKLLLKLCADATRDAVGLNCRLLGVGVSTGGRVNPQEGVVLHSTKLIQEWSSVDLRTPISDALHLPVWVDNDGNCAALAEKKFGQGKGVENFVTVITGTGIGGGIIHQNELVHGSTFCAAELGHIVVSLDGPECSCGSRGCVEAFASGMALQREAKRLHDEEQLKVEGMDMKLAEPITAAHLISAAKLGNSRAEAVLNKASTALGMGIVNILHMMNPSMVILSGILASYYQAPVQNIILEKALVSAQNIKVVESHLEEPALLGAASMVLDYATRRIY, encoded by the exons ATGCAAAGAAGCAGAGACAGGATGGAGAGGAAGAACATGGATGAGCAGAATCAG TGTCAGAGGAAGTTGAGGGTGTGTGTGGCCACATGCAACAGAGCCGACTACTCCAAGCTGGCACCCATCATGTGTGGGATCAAATCCCACCCCGACGAGTTTGAACTGGAAGTCGTGGTGCTCGGCTCTCACCTCATCGATGACTACGG aaacactttTCGTATGATCGAGCAGGATGACTTTGACATCAGCTCCAAGCTTCACACCAttgtgagaggagaggatgaggcAGCCATGGTGGAGAGCGTTGGTCTGGCACTTGTCAAACTCCCTGATGTCCTACAGAGGCTGCGCCCTGACATCCTGGTCGTCCACGGCGACCGCTTTGACGCGCTGGCTCTGGCAACCGCTGCAGCGCTGATGAACATTAGAATACTTCAcctggagggaggagag GTGAGCGGTACGATCGATGACTCCATCCGCCATGCCATCAGTAAACTGGCCCATTACCACGCCTGCTGCACACGCACGGCAGAGCAGCACCTCATCGCCATGTGTGAGGACCACTCTCGCATCCTGCTGGCCGGCTGCCCTTCATATGACAAGCTGCTGTCCACTAGTCGTCGAGAGGACTACATGGATGTGATCAAGAGCTGGCTGG GGGACAACGTGCAGGATCATGACTACATAGTGGCTTTACAGCATCCAGTTACCACTGACATCCAGCACTCCATCAAGATCTATGGTCTGATGCTGGACGCTCTGATCTCCTTTAACAAAAAGACCCTCATCCTCTTCCCCAACATTGATGCAG gaagtaaagaaaTGGTGCGAGTGATGCGAAAGAAGGGCATCGAGCAGCACCCAAACTTTCGGGCAGTGAAGCACATTCCCTTCGAGCAGTTCATCCAGCTGGTGTGCCACGCCGGCTGCATGATCGGAAACAGCAGCTGTGGGGTACGAGAGGCCGGGGCCTTTGGCACACCTGTCATCAACCTGGGGTCACGACAAACTGGCAGAGAAACGG GTGAAAATGTTCTTCATGTGAGAGACGCCGACTCTCAGAATAAGATCTACCACGCTCTGGAGCTACAGTTTGGGAAGAGATACCCCTG CTCTAAGATTTATGGTGACGGCAACGCAGTGCCTCGAATTCTGAAGTTTTTGCGAACCATTGACCTGGACGAGCCCCTCCAGAAGACATTCTGTTTCCCCCCCGTGAAAGAATCCATCTCCCAGGACATCGACCACATCCTGGAGACGCAGACGGCTCTGGCTGTCGACCTGGGAGGGACCAACCTCAGAGTGGCCATCGTCTGTCAGAGG GGTAGGATCTTGAAAAAGTACGTGCAGCCCAATCCAAAGACCTTCCAGGCCAGGATGAAGCTCTTATTAAAGCTCTGTGCAGATGCCACTCGAGACGCTGTCGGCCTCAACTGTAGATTACTGGGTGTTG GTGTGTCCACAGGCGGGCGGGTGAACCCACAGGAGGGCGTAGTGCTTCACTCCACCAAGCTGATCCAGGAGTGGTCCTCGGTGGACCTGAGAACACCCATCTCAGACGCTCTGCACCTTCCTGTCTGGGTCGACAACGACGGCAACTGTGCCGCTCTGGCTGAGAAGAAGTTTGGTCAAGGCAAGGGGGTGGAGAACTTTGTCACCGTCATCACAGGAACAG gtattgGAGGAGGGATCATCCATCAGAACGAGCTGGTCCACGGCAGTACGTTCTGCGCTGCAGAGCTGGGTCACATCGTGGTCTCACTGGACGGCCCCGAATGTTCCTGTGGCAGCAGAGGATGTGTGGAGGCCTTCGCGTCCGGCATGGCTCTGCAGAGAGAGGCCAAAAGGCTGCACGATG AGGAGCAGCTGAAGGTGGAGGGGATGGATATGAAGCTGGCTGAGCCAATCACGGCTGCACACCTCATCAGTGCAGCCAAACTGGggaactccagagctgaggctGTTCTCAACAAAG cCTCCACAGCGTTGGGTATGGGCATCGTGAACATCCTCCACATGATGAACCCCTCTATGGTGATTCTGTCAGGGATCTTGGCCTCTTACTACCAGGCCCCGGTGCAGAACATCATCTTGGAGAAAGCCCTCGTCTCGGCCCAGAACATCAAGGTGGTCGAGTCTCACTTGGAGGAGCCCGCTTTACTCGGAGCAGCCAGCATGGTGTTAGACTATGCAACAAGGAGGATATATTGA
- the gne gene encoding bifunctional UDP-N-acetylglucosamine 2-epimerase/N-acetylmannosamine kinase isoform X1 codes for MEMHPGSLFINPHHLNDWKAQELYYLRMQRSRDRMERKNMDEQNQCQRKLRVCVATCNRADYSKLAPIMCGIKSHPDEFELEVVVLGSHLIDDYGNTFRMIEQDDFDISSKLHTIVRGEDEAAMVESVGLALVKLPDVLQRLRPDILVVHGDRFDALALATAAALMNIRILHLEGGEVSGTIDDSIRHAISKLAHYHACCTRTAEQHLIAMCEDHSRILLAGCPSYDKLLSTSRREDYMDVIKSWLGDNVQDHDYIVALQHPVTTDIQHSIKIYGLMLDALISFNKKTLILFPNIDAGSKEMVRVMRKKGIEQHPNFRAVKHIPFEQFIQLVCHAGCMIGNSSCGVREAGAFGTPVINLGSRQTGRETGENVLHVRDADSQNKIYHALELQFGKRYPCSKIYGDGNAVPRILKFLRTIDLDEPLQKTFCFPPVKESISQDIDHILETQTALAVDLGGTNLRVAIVCQRGRILKKYVQPNPKTFQARMKLLLKLCADATRDAVGLNCRLLGVGVSTGGRVNPQEGVVLHSTKLIQEWSSVDLRTPISDALHLPVWVDNDGNCAALAEKKFGQGKGVENFVTVITGTGIGGGIIHQNELVHGSTFCAAELGHIVVSLDGPECSCGSRGCVEAFASGMALQREAKRLHDEEQLKVEGMDMKLAEPITAAHLISAAKLGNSRAEAVLNKASTALGMGIVNILHMMNPSMVILSGILASYYQAPVQNIILEKALVSAQNIKVVESHLEEPALLGAASMVLDYATRRIY; via the exons CATCTGAATGATTGGAAGGCCCAA GAGCTCTACTATCTGAGAATGCAAAGAAGCAGAGACAGGATGGAGAGGAAGAACATGGATGAGCAGAATCAG TGTCAGAGGAAGTTGAGGGTGTGTGTGGCCACATGCAACAGAGCCGACTACTCCAAGCTGGCACCCATCATGTGTGGGATCAAATCCCACCCCGACGAGTTTGAACTGGAAGTCGTGGTGCTCGGCTCTCACCTCATCGATGACTACGG aaacactttTCGTATGATCGAGCAGGATGACTTTGACATCAGCTCCAAGCTTCACACCAttgtgagaggagaggatgaggcAGCCATGGTGGAGAGCGTTGGTCTGGCACTTGTCAAACTCCCTGATGTCCTACAGAGGCTGCGCCCTGACATCCTGGTCGTCCACGGCGACCGCTTTGACGCGCTGGCTCTGGCAACCGCTGCAGCGCTGATGAACATTAGAATACTTCAcctggagggaggagag GTGAGCGGTACGATCGATGACTCCATCCGCCATGCCATCAGTAAACTGGCCCATTACCACGCCTGCTGCACACGCACGGCAGAGCAGCACCTCATCGCCATGTGTGAGGACCACTCTCGCATCCTGCTGGCCGGCTGCCCTTCATATGACAAGCTGCTGTCCACTAGTCGTCGAGAGGACTACATGGATGTGATCAAGAGCTGGCTGG GGGACAACGTGCAGGATCATGACTACATAGTGGCTTTACAGCATCCAGTTACCACTGACATCCAGCACTCCATCAAGATCTATGGTCTGATGCTGGACGCTCTGATCTCCTTTAACAAAAAGACCCTCATCCTCTTCCCCAACATTGATGCAG gaagtaaagaaaTGGTGCGAGTGATGCGAAAGAAGGGCATCGAGCAGCACCCAAACTTTCGGGCAGTGAAGCACATTCCCTTCGAGCAGTTCATCCAGCTGGTGTGCCACGCCGGCTGCATGATCGGAAACAGCAGCTGTGGGGTACGAGAGGCCGGGGCCTTTGGCACACCTGTCATCAACCTGGGGTCACGACAAACTGGCAGAGAAACGG GTGAAAATGTTCTTCATGTGAGAGACGCCGACTCTCAGAATAAGATCTACCACGCTCTGGAGCTACAGTTTGGGAAGAGATACCCCTG CTCTAAGATTTATGGTGACGGCAACGCAGTGCCTCGAATTCTGAAGTTTTTGCGAACCATTGACCTGGACGAGCCCCTCCAGAAGACATTCTGTTTCCCCCCCGTGAAAGAATCCATCTCCCAGGACATCGACCACATCCTGGAGACGCAGACGGCTCTGGCTGTCGACCTGGGAGGGACCAACCTCAGAGTGGCCATCGTCTGTCAGAGG GGTAGGATCTTGAAAAAGTACGTGCAGCCCAATCCAAAGACCTTCCAGGCCAGGATGAAGCTCTTATTAAAGCTCTGTGCAGATGCCACTCGAGACGCTGTCGGCCTCAACTGTAGATTACTGGGTGTTG GTGTGTCCACAGGCGGGCGGGTGAACCCACAGGAGGGCGTAGTGCTTCACTCCACCAAGCTGATCCAGGAGTGGTCCTCGGTGGACCTGAGAACACCCATCTCAGACGCTCTGCACCTTCCTGTCTGGGTCGACAACGACGGCAACTGTGCCGCTCTGGCTGAGAAGAAGTTTGGTCAAGGCAAGGGGGTGGAGAACTTTGTCACCGTCATCACAGGAACAG gtattgGAGGAGGGATCATCCATCAGAACGAGCTGGTCCACGGCAGTACGTTCTGCGCTGCAGAGCTGGGTCACATCGTGGTCTCACTGGACGGCCCCGAATGTTCCTGTGGCAGCAGAGGATGTGTGGAGGCCTTCGCGTCCGGCATGGCTCTGCAGAGAGAGGCCAAAAGGCTGCACGATG AGGAGCAGCTGAAGGTGGAGGGGATGGATATGAAGCTGGCTGAGCCAATCACGGCTGCACACCTCATCAGTGCAGCCAAACTGGggaactccagagctgaggctGTTCTCAACAAAG cCTCCACAGCGTTGGGTATGGGCATCGTGAACATCCTCCACATGATGAACCCCTCTATGGTGATTCTGTCAGGGATCTTGGCCTCTTACTACCAGGCCCCGGTGCAGAACATCATCTTGGAGAAAGCCCTCGTCTCGGCCCAGAACATCAAGGTGGTCGAGTCTCACTTGGAGGAGCCCGCTTTACTCGGAGCAGCCAGCATGGTGTTAGACTATGCAACAAGGAGGATATATTGA
- the gne gene encoding bifunctional UDP-N-acetylglucosamine 2-epimerase/N-acetylmannosamine kinase isoform X2, which yields MEMHPGSLFINPHELYYLRMQRSRDRMERKNMDEQNQCQRKLRVCVATCNRADYSKLAPIMCGIKSHPDEFELEVVVLGSHLIDDYGNTFRMIEQDDFDISSKLHTIVRGEDEAAMVESVGLALVKLPDVLQRLRPDILVVHGDRFDALALATAAALMNIRILHLEGGEVSGTIDDSIRHAISKLAHYHACCTRTAEQHLIAMCEDHSRILLAGCPSYDKLLSTSRREDYMDVIKSWLGDNVQDHDYIVALQHPVTTDIQHSIKIYGLMLDALISFNKKTLILFPNIDAGSKEMVRVMRKKGIEQHPNFRAVKHIPFEQFIQLVCHAGCMIGNSSCGVREAGAFGTPVINLGSRQTGRETGENVLHVRDADSQNKIYHALELQFGKRYPCSKIYGDGNAVPRILKFLRTIDLDEPLQKTFCFPPVKESISQDIDHILETQTALAVDLGGTNLRVAIVCQRGRILKKYVQPNPKTFQARMKLLLKLCADATRDAVGLNCRLLGVGVSTGGRVNPQEGVVLHSTKLIQEWSSVDLRTPISDALHLPVWVDNDGNCAALAEKKFGQGKGVENFVTVITGTGIGGGIIHQNELVHGSTFCAAELGHIVVSLDGPECSCGSRGCVEAFASGMALQREAKRLHDEEQLKVEGMDMKLAEPITAAHLISAAKLGNSRAEAVLNKASTALGMGIVNILHMMNPSMVILSGILASYYQAPVQNIILEKALVSAQNIKVVESHLEEPALLGAASMVLDYATRRIY from the exons GAGCTCTACTATCTGAGAATGCAAAGAAGCAGAGACAGGATGGAGAGGAAGAACATGGATGAGCAGAATCAG TGTCAGAGGAAGTTGAGGGTGTGTGTGGCCACATGCAACAGAGCCGACTACTCCAAGCTGGCACCCATCATGTGTGGGATCAAATCCCACCCCGACGAGTTTGAACTGGAAGTCGTGGTGCTCGGCTCTCACCTCATCGATGACTACGG aaacactttTCGTATGATCGAGCAGGATGACTTTGACATCAGCTCCAAGCTTCACACCAttgtgagaggagaggatgaggcAGCCATGGTGGAGAGCGTTGGTCTGGCACTTGTCAAACTCCCTGATGTCCTACAGAGGCTGCGCCCTGACATCCTGGTCGTCCACGGCGACCGCTTTGACGCGCTGGCTCTGGCAACCGCTGCAGCGCTGATGAACATTAGAATACTTCAcctggagggaggagag GTGAGCGGTACGATCGATGACTCCATCCGCCATGCCATCAGTAAACTGGCCCATTACCACGCCTGCTGCACACGCACGGCAGAGCAGCACCTCATCGCCATGTGTGAGGACCACTCTCGCATCCTGCTGGCCGGCTGCCCTTCATATGACAAGCTGCTGTCCACTAGTCGTCGAGAGGACTACATGGATGTGATCAAGAGCTGGCTGG GGGACAACGTGCAGGATCATGACTACATAGTGGCTTTACAGCATCCAGTTACCACTGACATCCAGCACTCCATCAAGATCTATGGTCTGATGCTGGACGCTCTGATCTCCTTTAACAAAAAGACCCTCATCCTCTTCCCCAACATTGATGCAG gaagtaaagaaaTGGTGCGAGTGATGCGAAAGAAGGGCATCGAGCAGCACCCAAACTTTCGGGCAGTGAAGCACATTCCCTTCGAGCAGTTCATCCAGCTGGTGTGCCACGCCGGCTGCATGATCGGAAACAGCAGCTGTGGGGTACGAGAGGCCGGGGCCTTTGGCACACCTGTCATCAACCTGGGGTCACGACAAACTGGCAGAGAAACGG GTGAAAATGTTCTTCATGTGAGAGACGCCGACTCTCAGAATAAGATCTACCACGCTCTGGAGCTACAGTTTGGGAAGAGATACCCCTG CTCTAAGATTTATGGTGACGGCAACGCAGTGCCTCGAATTCTGAAGTTTTTGCGAACCATTGACCTGGACGAGCCCCTCCAGAAGACATTCTGTTTCCCCCCCGTGAAAGAATCCATCTCCCAGGACATCGACCACATCCTGGAGACGCAGACGGCTCTGGCTGTCGACCTGGGAGGGACCAACCTCAGAGTGGCCATCGTCTGTCAGAGG GGTAGGATCTTGAAAAAGTACGTGCAGCCCAATCCAAAGACCTTCCAGGCCAGGATGAAGCTCTTATTAAAGCTCTGTGCAGATGCCACTCGAGACGCTGTCGGCCTCAACTGTAGATTACTGGGTGTTG GTGTGTCCACAGGCGGGCGGGTGAACCCACAGGAGGGCGTAGTGCTTCACTCCACCAAGCTGATCCAGGAGTGGTCCTCGGTGGACCTGAGAACACCCATCTCAGACGCTCTGCACCTTCCTGTCTGGGTCGACAACGACGGCAACTGTGCCGCTCTGGCTGAGAAGAAGTTTGGTCAAGGCAAGGGGGTGGAGAACTTTGTCACCGTCATCACAGGAACAG gtattgGAGGAGGGATCATCCATCAGAACGAGCTGGTCCACGGCAGTACGTTCTGCGCTGCAGAGCTGGGTCACATCGTGGTCTCACTGGACGGCCCCGAATGTTCCTGTGGCAGCAGAGGATGTGTGGAGGCCTTCGCGTCCGGCATGGCTCTGCAGAGAGAGGCCAAAAGGCTGCACGATG AGGAGCAGCTGAAGGTGGAGGGGATGGATATGAAGCTGGCTGAGCCAATCACGGCTGCACACCTCATCAGTGCAGCCAAACTGGggaactccagagctgaggctGTTCTCAACAAAG cCTCCACAGCGTTGGGTATGGGCATCGTGAACATCCTCCACATGATGAACCCCTCTATGGTGATTCTGTCAGGGATCTTGGCCTCTTACTACCAGGCCCCGGTGCAGAACATCATCTTGGAGAAAGCCCTCGTCTCGGCCCAGAACATCAAGGTGGTCGAGTCTCACTTGGAGGAGCCCGCTTTACTCGGAGCAGCCAGCATGGTGTTAGACTATGCAACAAGGAGGATATATTGA